Below is a genomic region from candidate division KSB1 bacterium.
GCAGCCGAAGCCGGAGCTACGGCGGTCATCCAGCCCGGCGGCTCGGTTCGAGACGATGAGGTCATCGCTGCCGCTGAGGAACACGACATGGCCATGGTCTTTACGGGTGTGCGCCACTTCCGGCATTGAAGGCAGCGGTTGCAGGAACAAGGACTTTTGCATTTAACTCAAACAAACAGGATCTGGTACAACTATGGGACTCTTCTCAAGTGACATTGCAATTGACCTCGGCACGGCCAACACTCTGGTCGCAGTCAAGGGGCGGGGTATTGTAGTCAACGAACCTTCGGTTGTCGCGGTCCGTCGTGATGACCAAGAGATTGTCGCCTTCGGCGCGGCGGCTAAGGAGATGGTGGGGCGCACCCCGCGGGAGATCGTGACCGTACGCCCTCTGCGCGACGGCGTGATCGCCGACTTTGAACTGGCCGAGCGGATGATTCGCTACTTCATTCGCAAAGCACAGTCACCTTTTCTCATCAGGCCGCGCATGGCCATCTGCGTTCCCTCTGGCGTCACCGAGGTGGAGAAACGCGCTGTGCGCGATTCGGCCGAACAAGCTGGGGCTCGGCAGGTCTTCCTCATCGAGGAGCCTATGGCTGCAGCCATAGGGGTGGGTCTGCCGGTGGAAGACGCGGTGGGAAGCATGATCATCGACATCGGCGGGGGCACCACCGAGATGGCCGTCATCGCCATGAACGGCATCGTCAGTTCCGTGTCCATTCGTGTGGCTGGCGATGAGATGACCGAGGCCATCATCCAGTACTACAAGAAAAACTATAACCTCCTCCTCGGCGAAAATACGGCAGAATACATCAAGTGTACAATCGGCTCTGCTGCGCCTTATGAGGAGCGGGGCAGTCTTACCGTCAAAGGTCGGGATCTTGTCAGCGGCATCCCCAAGACCGTCGAGGCACGAGGACCTGAAGTGCAGGAGGCTCTGGCCG
It encodes:
- a CDS encoding rod shape-determining protein, giving the protein MGLFSSDIAIDLGTANTLVAVKGRGIVVNEPSVVAVRRDDQEIVAFGAAAKEMVGRTPREIVTVRPLRDGVIADFELAERMIRYFIRKAQSPFLIRPRMAICVPSGVTEVEKRAVRDSAEQAGARQVFLIEEPMAAAIGVGLPVEDAVGSMIIDIGGGTTEMAVIAMNGIVSSVSIRVAGDEMTEAIIQYYKKNYNLLLGENTAEYIKCTIGSAAPYEERGSLTVKGRDLVSGIPKTVEARGPEVQEALAESVTLIVESTKKCLDQTPPELAADLVDRGILLSGGGALLKGLDERLRQETNLPVIVAEDPMTCVVRGTSKILEDLPRYEKVLSRAKRY